CAAGCGACGGCCTAATTTGCGCCTTCTACTAGTCACAGCGTAGTCCCTATCGGCAGAAAGGCCAAAGGTTTCCTCCTGAATACTTTTACGAGTATGCACCTCTTTATCGGCTTTATCGGCAGTTCTTTTTACATTGTACCAGCCTCGCTCCTGCATTACCGTAAATAAGGTGCGAGAAGTGTCGTGCGCGTCCTGTACAAGCTGTTCAAAAGTTTTTTGCACATTGCTGGTGGAAGATTCTAAAATTGCATGATCATAGAGATGGGAGAGGTACTTTTCCGTAGTCAGTAAGTCCAA
The genomic region above belongs to Thermosinus carboxydivorans Nor1 and contains:
- a CDS encoding spore coat protein; the encoded protein is MNTMNRLSDRDMLLDLLTTEKYLSHLYDHAILESSTSNVQKTFEQLVQDAHDTSRTLFTVMQERGWYNVKRTADKADKEVHTRKSIQEETFGLSADRDYAVTSRRRKLGRRLGYRRMGKTGVFTCGPKIHTSMLEEQDRH